A portion of the Myxococcus stipitatus genome contains these proteins:
- the gspC gene encoding type II secretion system protein GspC — translation MVRTLLQKHFWLLGCTFLLAAAFIAARTVHVITEDSLAPPTPRWNDTPRGASRPDAIATRPPPRVEALSRLLGVSAQAATPSPTTTTLPRSGRRARLLGTLTSRETTWSLASIQDLDTQRVRSVRVGDALSDARVVVIERERVIVRVDGREEVIDLQPPTQAPVVAASSTGDTSGDDIRRLGENAYEIPGRFLDLARFAETPALQQIRIIPAARDGKPQGFKLFSIRQGSPYEKAGLQNGDILQRVNGMSLDSPEKALEVITLLKSQRHLELELERGGTVIRKTYEVR, via the coding sequence ATGGTGAGGACGCTTCTCCAGAAACACTTCTGGCTGCTGGGCTGTACCTTCCTGCTGGCCGCGGCGTTCATCGCCGCGCGCACCGTCCATGTCATCACCGAGGACTCGCTCGCCCCACCCACGCCCCGCTGGAACGACACGCCGCGAGGCGCCTCCCGACCCGACGCCATCGCCACGCGCCCTCCTCCGCGCGTCGAGGCGCTGTCGCGACTGCTCGGCGTCTCGGCCCAGGCCGCGACCCCGAGCCCCACCACCACCACGCTCCCCCGCAGCGGACGTCGCGCGCGCCTGCTGGGCACGCTGACCTCTCGCGAAACCACCTGGTCGCTCGCCTCCATCCAGGACCTCGACACCCAGCGCGTGCGCAGCGTCCGCGTGGGTGACGCGCTCAGCGACGCCCGGGTCGTCGTCATCGAGCGCGAGCGCGTCATCGTCAGGGTCGACGGACGCGAGGAGGTCATCGACCTCCAGCCCCCCACGCAGGCGCCCGTCGTCGCCGCCTCCTCCACGGGAGACACGAGCGGTGACGACATCCGACGCCTCGGAGAGAACGCCTACGAAATCCCAGGCCGCTTCCTGGACCTCGCCCGCTTCGCCGAGACACCCGCGCTCCAGCAGATCCGCATCATCCCCGCCGCCAGGGACGGCAAGCCCCAGGGCTTCAAGCTCTTCTCCATCCGCCAAGGCTCGCCCTACGAGAAGGCGGGCCTCCAGAACGGTGACATCCTCCAGCGCGTCAACGGCATGAGCCTGGACTCCCCGGAGAAGGCCCTCGAGGTCATCACCCTGCTCAAGAGCCAACGCCACCTCGAGCTGGAGCTCGAACGCGGTGGCACCGTCATCCGCAAGACGTACGAGGTTCGCTGA
- a CDS encoding YebC/PmpR family DNA-binding transcriptional regulator: MGRIFETRKATMMARWNKMAKVFTRISKDIAIAVKAGGPNPDSNSTLRRVLQNARAANMPKDKVEAAIKRASGQTATQYEIVLYEGYAPHGIALLVETATDNVVRTVANVRMHFNKYSGNMGNTGSVAFMFKRMGVFRLNPEGINQEELELELIDHGLQEMGEGTGEKGEKQLIIRCDFADFGKLQAAIEAKGLTPISADSEYIAENLIELPEDKANEVLELVDSLEQDDDVQRVFHNLG, from the coding sequence ATGGGACGCATTTTCGAGACACGCAAGGCCACGATGATGGCCCGCTGGAACAAGATGGCGAAGGTCTTCACGCGCATCAGCAAGGACATCGCCATCGCGGTGAAGGCCGGCGGGCCCAATCCGGACTCGAACTCCACGCTGCGCCGGGTGCTCCAGAACGCGCGCGCCGCGAACATGCCGAAGGACAAGGTCGAGGCGGCCATCAAGCGCGCCAGCGGCCAGACGGCCACCCAGTACGAAATCGTCCTCTACGAAGGCTATGCCCCCCACGGCATCGCGCTGCTGGTGGAGACGGCCACGGACAACGTCGTGCGCACCGTGGCCAACGTGCGCATGCACTTCAACAAGTACTCCGGGAACATGGGCAACACCGGCAGCGTGGCCTTCATGTTCAAGCGCATGGGCGTCTTCCGGCTCAACCCGGAGGGCATCAACCAGGAGGAGCTGGAGCTGGAGCTCATCGACCATGGCCTCCAGGAGATGGGCGAGGGCACGGGCGAGAAGGGTGAGAAGCAGCTCATCATCCGCTGCGACTTCGCCGACTTCGGCAAGCTCCAGGCCGCCATCGAGGCCAAGGGCCTGACGCCCATCTCCGCCGACTCCGAGTACATCGCGGAGAACCTCATCGAGCTGCCCGAGGACAAGGCCAACGAGGTCCTCGAGCTGGTGGACTCGCTGGAGCAGGACGACGACGTGCAGCGCGTCTTCCACAACCTGGGCTGA